One genomic segment of Misgurnus anguillicaudatus chromosome 25, ASM2758022v2, whole genome shotgun sequence includes these proteins:
- the fzd8a gene encoding frizzled-8a produces the protein MECYLLGIYLFLALALLPRSSGTTAKEITCQEIAVPLCKGIGYNYTYMPNQFNHDTQDEAGLEVHQFWPLVEIQCSPDLKFFLCSMYTPICLEDYKKPLPPCRSVCERAKAGCAPLMRQYGFPWPDRMRCDLLPVQGATDILCMDDNRTDATTLSPVLSKPTNHPSKPLNPHKKKNGRTGVGPKVNKPCEPGCQCRAPMVAVNSDRHPLYNRVKTGQIPNCAMPCHNPYFTQDERTFTAFWIGLWSVLCFISTFATVATFLIDMERFKYPERPIIFLSACYMFVSVGYIVRLIAGHEKVACNREYDVEHIHYETTGPALCTVVFLLIYFFGMASSIWWVILSLTWFLAAGMKWGNEAIAGYSQYFHLAAWLIPSMKSIAVLALSSVDGDPVAGICYVGNQNLDNLRGFVLAPLVIYLFIGTMFLLAGFVSLFRIRSVIKQGGTKTDKLEKLMIRIGIFTVLYTVPATIIVACYFYEQHNRQSWEVTHNCSCLLEQEIKRPDYAVFMLKYFMCLLVGITSGVWTWSGKTLESWRSFCTRCCWGSKGSGGSMYSDVSTGLTWRSGTASSVSCPKQMPLSQV, from the coding sequence ATGGAGTGCTACCTGTTGGGGATATACCTGTTCCTTGCGCTTGCCCTGCTGCCCAGGTCCAGCGGCACCACGGCCAAGGAGATCACCTGTCAGGAGATCGCCGTGCCCCTGTGCAAGGGCATCGGCTACAACTACACCTACATGCCCAACCAGTTTAACCACGACACGCAGGATGAAGCGGGCTTGGAGGTGCATCAGTTCTGGCCTCTGGTGGAGATCCAGTGCTCCCCGGATTTGAAGTTTTTCTTATGCAGCATGTACACCCCCATATGCCTGGAGGACTATAAGAAACCCCTGCCGCCGTGCCGGAGTGTTTGCGAGCGAGCCAAGGCGGGCTGCGCTCCGCTTATGCGCCAGTACGGCTTTCCGTGGCCCGACCGGATGAGGTGCGATTTGCTGCCCGTGCAAGGCGCAACGGACATCCTGTGCATGGACGACAACCGAACGGACGCCACTACGCTATCACCAGTGCTCTCCAAACCCACGAACCACCCCAGCAAACCCCTTAACCCGCATAAAAAGAAAAACGGGCGAACGGGTGTCGGACCTAAAGTGAATAAGCCGTGCGAACCTGGCTGCCAGTGCCGCGCGCCGATGGTGGCCGTGAACAGCGACAGACACCCGCTGTATAACCGCGTAAAGACGGGTCAGATCCCGAACTGCGCCATGCCGTGTCATAACCCGTATTTCACCCAGGACGAGCGGACCTTCACGGCCTTCTGGATCGGACTTTGGTCGGTGTTGTGTTTCATATCCACATTCGCCACCGTCGCGACGTTTTTAATCGACATGGAGCGATTTAAATACCCCGAACGCCCGATTATTTTTCTGTCGGCGTGTTACATGTTTGTGTCCGTCGGTTATATCGTACGGTTAATAGCCGGTCACGAGAAAGTGGCGTGCAATCGGGAGTACGACGTGGAGCACATTCACTACGAGACCACCGGCCCCGCACTTTGCACCGTCGTGTTtttgttgatttattttttcGGGATGGCCAGCTCGATATGGTGGGTCATTCTCTCTCTGACCTGGTTCCTGGCAGCGGGCATGAAATGGGGCAACGAGGCCATCGCCGGGTATTCCCAATACTTCCACCTGGCAGCCTGGCTTATCCCGTCCATGAAGTCCATCGCCGTGTTGGCATTGAGCTCCGTGGACGGCGATCCGGTGGCCGGGATCTGCTACGTGGGTAACCAGAATTTGGACAACTTGCGCGGTTTCGTGTTGGCACCGTTGGTGATCTATTTATTCATTGGCACCATGTTTCTCCTGGCTGGATTTGTGTCTCTGTTTAGGATCAGGAGCGTCATTAAACAGGGTGGCACCAAGACTGATAAGCTGGAAAAGTTGATGATCCGAATCGGGATCTTCACGGTGCTCTACACGGTTCCCGCCACCATCATCGTGGCGTGTTACTTTTACGAGCAGCATAATAGACAAAGTTGGGAAGTCACCCATAACTGCTCGTGTTTATTGGAGCAAGAGATCAAGAGGCCGGACTATGCCGTCTTTATGCTCAAATACTTTATGTGCCTTCTGGTGGGCATCACGTCTGGTGTGTGGACGTGGTCCGGAAAGACCCTCGAGTCGTGGAGGAGTTTTTGTACACGCTGCTGCTGGGGCAGTAAAGGCTCCGGTGGGTCCATGTATAGTGACGTGAGCACGGGATTAACGTGGAGGTCCGGTACCGCCAGCTCAGTCTCATGCCCCAAGCAGATGCCTTTGTCACAGGTTTGA